A region from the Armatimonadota bacterium genome encodes:
- a CDS encoding alpha/beta hydrolase — MPVPSDTPLLLLHGFPMDARMWRYTTDHFRPMRPVIAPNVADLVGDGPSMAAMAHAALEALERAAPGEPAVVIGLSMGGYIAAEFVRSHPDRLAGLVMCDTRAGAESAEGRAGRDTMIDAVRRYGVTHGTAPLVERMLHDPPRALMSEVEAMVEQQDPEVVIACIEAMRDRRDNMAAIRSLTAPFVVIAGEYDELAPRLVEEALAHLTPHGRYVEIPRSGHVPPLENPEAFNAALEEFLVPSS; from the coding sequence ATGCCTGTACCTTCAGATACCCCGCTCCTGCTCCTGCACGGCTTCCCCATGGATGCCCGCATGTGGCGCTACACGACAGACCACTTTAGGCCGATGAGGCCGGTAATTGCCCCCAACGTGGCCGATCTCGTGGGAGACGGACCTTCGATGGCGGCGATGGCGCATGCTGCGCTGGAAGCTCTGGAACGCGCCGCCCCGGGCGAACCGGCCGTCGTCATTGGCCTTTCGATGGGCGGCTACATCGCCGCCGAGTTCGTACGCTCCCATCCCGACCGCCTCGCCGGCCTCGTCATGTGCGATACGCGCGCCGGCGCCGAATCCGCCGAAGGCCGAGCCGGCCGGGATACTATGATCGACGCGGTGAGACGCTATGGGGTTACGCACGGTACCGCCCCACTTGTGGAGCGGATGCTGCACGACCCGCCCAGGGCGCTGATGTCCGAGGTCGAGGCGATGGTCGAGCAACAGGACCCGGAGGTCGTGATCGCCTGCATTGAGGCCATGCGTGACCGGCGCGACAATATGGCCGCTATCCGCTCGCTCACGGCGCCGTTCGTCGTCATCGCCGGCGAATACGACGAGCTTGCGCCCCGCCTTGTCGAGGAAGCGCTGGCTCATTTGACCCCGCACGGCCGCTACGTGGAGATCCCCCGCTCCGGGCACGTCCCGCCGCTGGAAAACCCGGAGGCCTTCAACGCCGCGCTAGAGGAGTTCCTGGTCCCGAGTTCCTAG